One Candidatus Abyssobacteria bacterium SURF_5 DNA segment encodes these proteins:
- a CDS encoding aminotransferase class V-fold PLP-dependent enzyme, translated as MTEISTQLAPQQDSPAEQIKDGLCGICPAGCWVRVRLNGGRMSGVKALPDHPLGMICTIGKHSPQIVHDPNRLQYPLRRTGPKGSYDFERITWNEAMEAIAGKLDDIKREHGPEATAIYTGRGSFELSMCDVYQPRGVAVSSASSVLFPFGSPNTLGVGALCYVSFAMIAPHVTMGEMLITMDTEIEQAELIVVWGANPATDSPPLAHAQILRARERGAEVVVIDPRRSETAREAESEWIPLRPGTDGALALGMINVLVEEELYDEDFAENWTLGFNELKQYVQHFRPETVEQITEVPAEKVRSLSRRIARARGACPVMYTGLEYSDSGVQAIRAVHTLWALAGQLDVPGGLVFRMKENIFPINRSGLIANPDVRKALGRDRFPVYSMYRGESHAIALPESVLEGRPYKIRSLIILGASIITAWPQPDLWRKTLNALDFLVCIDRYFTADAAYADIVLPATTMYEIMSYMVYGPLFIIRERIVEPVGEARNDFLILAELAKRLGYGHLYPQTEEELLRHVLQGSGYTLEEVKAVGGEVRLPAVMMQYKKWMKGLLRPDGKPGFNTPSGKFEIASSILAEHGYDALPVYVEPGEGPLANPQLAADYPLVFNSGARVFSDFRSQHHGVSGLREMTPDPIVTMNAVDASERGIENGDWVNVTTKRGQVKFRAIVTDDIMPGAIDACMGGGGPLGSRSWQECNVNELTDLTRYDPISGFPVYKSLLAEVVKAGVAKSADRITESVPAKTKSRERHRPPKLRHVYLDHNATTPMDPEVVEAMMPYLRESFGNPSSIHQRGVEARDAVEGARRKVAQLINCTARRVVFTGGGSEADNLAVKGVAFARREEGDHIVTTKIEHPAVLNSCRSLEAMGFEVTYLDVDQDGLVDPRQLEDSIRPQTTLVSIMLANNEVGTIQPIAQLARIAHERDALFHCDAVQGAGKIEVDVEKLGVDLLSLSSHKIHGPKGMGMLYVRKGIPLVPLIDGGGQEQKLRAGTENVAGIVGFGKACELAQRKLNERDMERVQALRDALEKGLRELVPDMKLNGHPSLRLPNTLNVTLPAMRGESLVMFLSRRGVYCSSGSACKSGNPEPSLTLLAMGLSVEDAHCALRLSLGSGNNEEDVKYMLHVLGQIIRDSRSSVRFAACR; from the coding sequence ATGACTGAAATTTCGACACAACTTGCTCCTCAGCAAGATTCACCGGCGGAACAGATCAAGGACGGCCTCTGCGGTATCTGCCCGGCCGGCTGCTGGGTGCGCGTTCGCCTGAACGGCGGCCGCATGTCCGGCGTCAAAGCGCTGCCGGACCATCCGCTCGGCATGATCTGCACCATCGGCAAGCATTCTCCGCAAATCGTTCACGATCCGAATCGCCTCCAGTACCCACTTCGGCGCACAGGTCCGAAAGGATCGTATGATTTCGAGCGAATTACCTGGAACGAGGCGATGGAAGCAATAGCCGGGAAGCTGGATGACATCAAGCGAGAACACGGGCCGGAGGCGACGGCGATATACACCGGTCGTGGCAGCTTCGAGTTGTCGATGTGCGATGTGTATCAGCCGAGAGGCGTAGCCGTCTCATCGGCTTCGAGCGTGTTGTTCCCGTTCGGATCGCCGAATACGCTCGGTGTCGGCGCACTCTGTTATGTCTCTTTCGCGATGATCGCGCCGCATGTGACCATGGGCGAGATGCTGATCACCATGGATACCGAGATCGAGCAGGCGGAGTTGATCGTGGTGTGGGGCGCCAATCCGGCGACCGACTCGCCTCCGCTGGCGCATGCTCAAATTCTTCGCGCGCGCGAGCGCGGAGCAGAAGTTGTGGTGATCGATCCTCGCCGAAGCGAGACAGCGAGGGAGGCCGAGTCCGAATGGATTCCGCTTCGGCCGGGAACCGACGGCGCGCTGGCGCTCGGAATGATCAACGTCCTCGTTGAAGAGGAACTGTACGATGAGGATTTCGCGGAGAACTGGACCCTTGGGTTCAACGAGCTCAAGCAGTACGTCCAGCATTTCCGACCGGAAACGGTCGAGCAGATAACCGAAGTTCCCGCAGAAAAGGTGCGTTCTCTCTCGCGCAGAATCGCACGCGCCCGCGGCGCGTGTCCGGTCATGTATACCGGCCTCGAATACTCCGACAGCGGGGTGCAGGCGATACGCGCGGTGCATACGCTGTGGGCCCTTGCAGGCCAGCTCGATGTGCCGGGCGGCCTTGTCTTCCGGATGAAAGAAAACATTTTCCCCATTAACAGGAGCGGTCTCATCGCGAACCCGGACGTGAGGAAAGCGCTTGGACGAGACCGCTTTCCCGTCTACAGCATGTACCGCGGCGAATCTCACGCCATCGCCCTGCCGGAGTCGGTTCTGGAAGGCAGGCCATATAAAATTCGTTCGCTGATCATTCTTGGCGCGTCAATCATTACCGCATGGCCGCAGCCGGATTTATGGCGCAAGACGCTGAACGCGCTCGATTTCCTCGTGTGCATTGACCGCTATTTCACCGCCGATGCCGCCTACGCGGATATCGTTCTGCCGGCAACGACCATGTACGAGATCATGTCGTACATGGTCTACGGCCCGCTCTTTATAATCCGGGAAAGGATTGTCGAGCCGGTGGGCGAGGCGCGAAACGATTTCCTGATACTGGCGGAACTGGCGAAGCGGCTCGGCTACGGCCACCTCTACCCGCAAACCGAGGAAGAATTGCTCCGGCACGTTCTGCAGGGGAGCGGCTATACGCTCGAAGAGGTGAAGGCGGTCGGCGGAGAGGTGCGCCTGCCGGCGGTCATGATGCAGTATAAGAAATGGATGAAAGGCCTGCTGCGGCCCGACGGGAAACCCGGCTTCAACACGCCGAGCGGAAAGTTCGAAATTGCGTCGTCAATCCTGGCGGAGCACGGATACGATGCGCTCCCTGTGTATGTCGAGCCGGGCGAGGGACCCCTCGCAAATCCGCAGCTTGCAGCCGACTATCCGCTTGTCTTCAACTCTGGCGCACGCGTGTTCTCCGATTTCCGCAGCCAGCACCACGGCGTGTCCGGCCTCAGAGAAATGACACCCGACCCGATTGTGACCATGAATGCCGTTGATGCAAGCGAGCGAGGCATCGAGAATGGCGACTGGGTCAACGTAACGACCAAGCGCGGGCAAGTGAAGTTCAGGGCGATTGTAACCGACGACATCATGCCGGGCGCGATCGACGCCTGCATGGGCGGCGGCGGCCCGCTCGGATCGAGAAGCTGGCAGGAATGTAATGTGAACGAATTGACCGATCTGACGCGCTACGATCCCATTTCGGGATTCCCGGTGTATAAGTCGCTGCTGGCGGAGGTCGTGAAAGCCGGGGTCGCCAAATCCGCCGATAGAATAACGGAATCCGTCCCCGCGAAAACGAAAAGCCGAGAGCGGCACAGACCGCCTAAATTACGCCATGTCTATCTCGACCATAATGCCACCACTCCAATGGACCCGGAAGTAGTCGAAGCGATGATGCCGTATCTGCGCGAGTCATTCGGGAATCCTTCAAGCATCCATCAGCGCGGCGTTGAGGCGCGCGACGCGGTGGAGGGCGCACGCCGGAAGGTCGCTCAGCTTATCAACTGTACCGCCCGGCGCGTTGTCTTCACCGGAGGCGGCTCCGAAGCTGACAATCTCGCTGTCAAAGGAGTCGCGTTCGCCCGGCGCGAAGAAGGGGATCATATTGTCACTACGAAAATCGAACATCCGGCCGTGCTCAATTCCTGCCGTTCGCTCGAGGCGATGGGATTCGAGGTGACGTATCTCGACGTCGACCAAGACGGACTGGTGGACCCGCGACAGTTAGAGGACTCCATCCGCCCGCAGACGACCCTCGTGAGCATCATGCTTGCCAACAACGAGGTCGGCACGATCCAGCCGATTGCGCAGCTCGCGCGGATCGCTCATGAGCGAGACGCGCTTTTCCATTGCGACGCCGTACAGGGGGCCGGCAAGATCGAGGTGGATGTCGAAAAGCTCGGAGTGGACCTGCTGTCTCTTTCCAGCCATAAAATACATGGGCCTAAAGGCATGGGAATGCTGTACGTCAGGAAAGGCATTCCGCTGGTTCCTTTGATTGATGGGGGGGGCCAGGAACAGAAACTGCGGGCGGGCACCGAAAACGTTGCGGGAATTGTGGGATTCGGAAAGGCGTGTGAGCTTGCGCAGCGAAAACTGAATGAGCGGGATATGGAGCGGGTGCAGGCGCTGAGGGATGCGCTCGAGAAAGGGCTTCGCGAGCTTGTGCCCGATATGAAGCTGAACGGGCATCCGTCGCTGCGCCTGCCAAACACGCTGAACGTGACGCTGCCGGCAATGCGCGGCGAGTCCCTCGTGATGTTCCTCAGCCGCCGCGGCGTCTATTGCTCGTCCGGCTCGGCCTGCAAATCCGGAAACCCCGAGCCGTCGCTCACGCTTCTGGCGATGGGGCTCAGTGTGGAGGACGCCCACTGCGCTCTGCGCCTTTCTCTCGGAAGCGGTAATAATGAAGAAGATGTGAAATACATGCTGCACGTGCTTGGGCAGATCATCCGCGACTCGCGCTCTAGCGTCCGGTTCGCCGCCTGCCGATAA